The Melospiza melodia melodia isolate bMelMel2 chromosome 7, bMelMel2.pri, whole genome shotgun sequence genome has a segment encoding these proteins:
- the PLPP2 gene encoding phospholipid phosphatase 2, with protein sequence MERRKVFVALDVLCLAVASLPFIILTLVNSPYKRGFYCNDDSIRYPYKADTITHGLMAGVTISCTVIIISSGEAYLVYTERLYSKSEYNNYLAALYKVVGTFLFGGAISQSLTDLAKYMIGRLRPNFLAVCNPDWSKVNCSIYVQLENVCQGESRNVTESRLSFYSGHSSFGMYCMMFLALYVQARLVGKWARLLRPTIQFLLIAFAIYVGYTRVSDYKHHWSDVLVGLLQGALIAVLIVHYVSDFFKQRPPRQCEEKDPERKPSLPLTLTDPEHNHYSYRGAP encoded by the exons ATGGAGCGCAGGAAGGTCTTCGTGGCGCTCGACGTGCTGTGCCTGGCGGTCG CGTCTCTGCCCTTCATCATCCTCACTCTGGTGAACTCCCCCTACAAGCGAGGCTTCTACTGCAACGATGACTCCATCCGCTACCCCTACAAGGCTGACACCATCACCCACGGCCTCATGGCCGGGGTCACCATCAGCTGCACCGTCATCATC ATCTCATCAGGGGAGGCATACCTGGTCTACACCGAGCGTCTCTACTCCAAATCAGAGTACAACAATTACCTGGCTGCCCTCTACAAGGTGGTTGGCACCTTTCTCTTCGGGGGAGCCATCAGCCAGTCCCTGACTGACCTGGCCAAGTACATGATCGGCCGTCTGAGGCCAAACTTCCTGGCTGTGTGCAACCCTGACTGGTCCAAGGTGAACTGCTCCATCTATGTGCAGCTGGAGAACGTGTGCCAGGGGGAGAGCAGGAATGTCACCGAGTCCAG ATTGTCCTTCTACTCAGGACACTCCTCCTTTGGGATGTACTGCATGATGTTCCTGGCG CTGTACGTGCAGGCCCGCCTGGTGGGGAAATGGGCCCGGCTGCTTCGTCCCACCATCCAGTTCCTCCTCATCGCCTTCGCCATCTACGTGGGCTACACGCGGGTGTCCGACTACAAACACCACTGGAGCGACGTGCtggtggggctgctgcagggggctCTCATTGCCGTCCTCATC gttcacTACGTCTCTGACTTCTTCAAGCAGCGTCCGCCCCGGCAGTGCGAGGAGAAGGACCCGGAGCGCAAACCCAGCCTGCCCCTGACCCTGACTGACCCTGAGCACAATCACTACAGCTACAGGGGAGCCCCGtga